The proteins below come from a single Sorghum bicolor cultivar BTx623 chromosome 4, Sorghum_bicolor_NCBIv3, whole genome shotgun sequence genomic window:
- the LOC8076087 gene encoding uncharacterized protein LOC8076087 has protein sequence MAPPMDPPDVEMEMDPAPQPPAPAVAPAPAAVGEGWSMLSRARGLLEEGKPSLALQAVLLAIRSQGGEQALMQTMNRARELYAQRLQATPSVDELASLLAQCAIAEAQSTNTNPSQGPGSDPVDMLNSDEACILAESGRKQIILDAFADGSSFICLKCGGLFSTSRKDEHLAYWCGTA, from the exons ATGGCGCCGCCGATGGACCCGCCCGACGTCGAGATGGAGATGGACCCCGCGCCCCAGCCTCCGGCTCCGGCGGTCGCTCCGGCGCCGGCAGCGGTTGGGGAGGGGTGGAGCATGCTGTCCCGCGCCCGCGGGCTGCTCGAGGAGGGCAAGCCGTCCCTCGCTCTGCAGGCG GTTCTCCTGGCCATAAGATCTCAAGGTGGTGAACAAGCGCTCATGCAGACAATGAACCGTGCGCGTGAACTCTATGCGCAGAGATTGCAGGCCACTCCTAGTGTTGATGAGCTTGCCTCTTTGCTTGCCCAATGTGCCATAGCAGAGGCTCAGTCAACAAATACTAACCCTTCACAAGGACCTGGGTCAGACCCTGTCGATATGCTGAATTCTGATGAGGCCTGCATTCTTGCTGAGAGTGGAAGGAAGCAGATCATCCTGGATGCGTTTGCTGATGGGAGCAGCTTCATCTGCCTGAAATGTGGTGGGCTCTTTAGCACATCTCGCAAGGACGAGCACTTAGCCTACTGGTGCGGGACTGCATGA
- the LOC8076086 gene encoding protein IRREGULAR XYLEM 15, which translates to MMKAMAGPKLLVVHTSSNKALNGMAPASPMPFHGWSRCMWLVVFLALFTCVSLLTVFSTARASAGAAYQAAPFTASAGAAEAGLPRYVFDALVHYAAAAGNSSSSMPEPDVRAIASVLRRRAPCNLLVFGLGAETPLWRALNHGGRTVFLDENPYYVAHLEGKHPGLEAYDVAYATAVRELPDLLDAARAARAAECRPVQNLLFSECRLAINDLPNQLYDVAWDVILVDGPRGFTEGSPGRMSAIYSAAVMARTKGTETEVMVHDYEREVERACGREFLCDENGVAATSTPSLGHFLVRGGAAVNREAFCGPPAAQKSKSN; encoded by the exons atgatgaaggccATGGCCGGTCCGAAGCTGCTCGTCGTCCACACGTCGTCGAACAAGGCCCTGAACGGGATGGCGCCGGCGTCGCCCATGCCGTTCCATGGGTGGTCCCGGTGCATGTGGCTGGTGGTCTTCTTGGCCTTGTTCACCTGCGTGTCCCTCCTCACCGTGTTCTCCACGGCGCGCGCCTCGGCCGGGGCGGCGTACCAGGCGGCGCCCTTCAcggccagcgccggcgccgcggAGGCTGGCCTGCCGCGGTACGTGTTCGACGCGCTGGTGCAttacgcggcggcggcggggaacTCGTCGTCGAGCATGCCGGAGCCGGACGTGCGCGCGATCGCGTCGGTGCTCCGGCGGCGCGCGCCGTGCAACCTGCTGGTGTTCGGGCTGGGCGCGGAGACGCCGCTGTGGCGCGCGCTGAACCACGGCGGGCGCACGGTGTTCCTGGACGAGAACCCCTACTACGTGGCGCACCTGGAAGGGAAGCACCCGGGGCTGGAGGCCTACGACGTGGCCTACGCCACGGCGGTGCGCGAGCTCCCGGACCTCCTCGACGCCgcccgcgccgcgcgcgccgccgagTGCCGCCCCGTCCAGAACCTGCTCTTCTCCGAGTGCCGCCTCGCCATCAACGACCTCCCCAACCAGCTCTACGACGTCGCCTGGGACGTCATCCTCGTCGACGGCCCGCGCGG GTTCACGGAGGGGTCGCCGGGGAGGATGTCGGCGATCTACTCGGCGGCGGTGATGGCGCGGACCAAGGGCACGGAGACGGAGGTGATGGTGCACGACTACGAGCGGGAGGTGGAGCGCGCGTGCGGCCGGGAGTTCCTGTGCGACGAGAACGGGGTCGCGGCGACCAGCACGCCGTCGCTCGGTCACTTCCTCGtgcgcggcggcgccgccgtcaACCGGGAAGCCTTCTGCGGGCCGCCCGCCGCTCAGAAATCGAAATCGAACTAA